In one Massilia endophytica genomic region, the following are encoded:
- a CDS encoding hybrid sensor histidine kinase/response regulator, with protein MSENPPNVATVLYVDDEELACKYFARAIEPDYKVLTAPGVSEALAILRQPDCKVEVLVTDYRMPGQAGGELLRVVEQHYPHLVRILVTAYADKEVLLETVNGGDIFRILEKPLDMGALRSALRLASASARERAARRHSMLAIEETVAFLAHELNTPLSTIANFARTLQRRVNSDEPERGLPLKAEIGNAAAHMTDNARYCLSVLSSFVESVKRACVVPPARLAEGSAAQMISAILNSYPLTPPQRAAVAVDVRQDFTVRASPNCVALVLSSVLSNALRALEGHPAPSLRFVVAHEGRPYISLEDNGPGIPPAILNRLLIDPVTMHGRSGGSGWGLIFCNRVMQSFGGHLRVQSEQGQWTTVTLNFPASEKEPA; from the coding sequence ATGAGCGAGAATCCGCCGAACGTTGCGACCGTCCTGTATGTGGACGACGAGGAGCTGGCCTGCAAATACTTCGCGCGCGCCATCGAGCCCGATTACAAGGTGCTCACCGCGCCCGGCGTCAGCGAGGCCCTGGCCATCCTGCGCCAGCCCGACTGCAAGGTGGAGGTGCTGGTCACGGATTACCGCATGCCGGGCCAGGCGGGCGGGGAACTGCTGCGCGTGGTGGAGCAGCACTATCCCCACCTGGTGCGCATCCTCGTCACCGCCTATGCGGACAAGGAGGTGCTGCTGGAAACGGTGAACGGGGGCGACATCTTCCGCATCCTGGAAAAGCCGCTGGACATGGGCGCGCTGCGCTCGGCCCTGCGCCTGGCCAGCGCCAGTGCGCGCGAGCGGGCCGCGCGCCGCCACAGCATGCTCGCCATCGAGGAGACCGTGGCCTTCCTGGCGCATGAGCTGAACACGCCCCTGTCCACCATCGCCAATTTCGCGCGCACCCTGCAGCGCCGGGTGAATTCGGACGAACCGGAGCGCGGCCTGCCGCTGAAGGCGGAAATCGGCAACGCGGCCGCCCATATGACGGACAACGCGCGCTACTGCCTGTCCGTGCTGTCGAGCTTTGTGGAGTCCGTGAAGCGCGCCTGCGTGGTGCCGCCGGCCCGCCTGGCCGAAGGCAGCGCGGCGCAGATGATCTCGGCCATCCTGAACAGCTACCCCCTGACGCCGCCCCAGCGCGCGGCCGTCGCCGTCGACGTGAGGCAGGACTTCACGGTGCGCGCCTCTCCCAACTGCGTGGCCCTGGTGCTATCCTCGGTGCTCAGCAATGCCCTGCGCGCGCTGGAAGGCCATCCCGCCCCCTCGCTGCGCTTCGTGGTGGCGCACGAGGGGCGGCCCTATATCTCGCTGGAGGATAATGGGCCGGGCATTCCGCCCGCCATCCTGAACCGTCTGCTGATCGATCCCGTCACCATGCACGGCAGGAGCGGCGGCAGCGGCTGGGGGCTGATCTTCTGCAACCGCGTGATGCAGTCCTTCGGCGGCCACCTGCGCGTGCAGTCCGAGCAGGGCCAGTGGACCACCGTCACCTTGAACTTTCCGGCATCAGAAAAGGAACCAGCATGA
- a CDS encoding helix-turn-helix transcriptional regulator — MYRPTTRVLAVLELLQTHGRMSGAELSRRIEVDGRTLRRYIVMLEEIGIPITAERGRYGGYALMPGFKLPPMMFTDDEALALSLGLLAARSLGLAEAAPAVASAQAKLERIMPDGLKRRVGAIDATVSLDLASGTAPPDNGALAALSAAAQVRQRVRLRYRSPGAEGETERLFDPYGLAYYLGFWYAVGHCHLRGAMRTFRLDRIVEVQPVLQAFERPEDFDAMDHLRLAIATLPRKFAATVLLHCSLAEAQERLPGYMGLFEQTPQGVLLHNQSDELEWFARQLASLPFGFTVQSPPELNAVLRRHAHSLLQSLPVG; from the coding sequence ATGTACCGACCCACCACCCGCGTTCTGGCCGTGCTGGAACTGCTGCAGACCCATGGCCGCATGAGCGGCGCCGAGCTGTCTCGCCGCATCGAGGTGGACGGGCGCACGCTGCGCCGCTATATCGTGATGCTGGAGGAGATCGGCATTCCCATCACCGCCGAGCGCGGGCGCTATGGCGGCTATGCCCTTATGCCGGGCTTCAAGCTGCCGCCCATGATGTTTACGGACGACGAGGCGCTGGCCCTCTCGCTTGGCCTGCTGGCCGCGCGCAGCCTTGGCCTGGCGGAGGCGGCGCCCGCCGTGGCCAGCGCCCAGGCCAAGCTGGAACGCATCATGCCCGATGGGCTGAAGCGGCGCGTGGGCGCCATCGACGCGACCGTGAGCCTGGACCTGGCAAGCGGCACGGCGCCGCCGGACAATGGCGCACTGGCGGCGCTGAGCGCGGCGGCCCAGGTGCGCCAGCGCGTGCGGCTGCGCTACCGCAGCCCCGGCGCGGAGGGCGAAACGGAGAGGCTGTTCGACCCTTACGGCCTGGCCTACTATCTCGGCTTCTGGTACGCGGTGGGGCACTGCCACCTGCGTGGCGCGATGCGCACCTTCCGCCTGGACCGCATCGTGGAGGTGCAGCCCGTGCTCCAGGCCTTCGAGCGGCCAGAGGATTTCGATGCGATGGACCATCTGCGCCTGGCCATTGCCACTTTGCCGCGCAAATTCGCGGCTACGGTGCTCCTGCACTGCAGCCTGGCGGAGGCGCAGGAGCGCCTGCCGGGCTATATGGGCCTGTTCGAGCAGACGCCGCAGGGCGTGCTGCTGCATAACCAGTCCGACGAACTGGAATGGTTCGCGCGCCAGCTGGCCAGCCTGCCTTTCGGCTTCACGGTGCAGTCGCCCCCGGAACTGAACGCGGTGCTGCGCAGGCATGCCCACAGCCTGTTGCAGTCGCTGCCCGTCGGTTAG
- a CDS encoding Lrp/AsnC family transcriptional regulator, with protein MDAIDLQILRIVQSDNRRSAAEIGQEIGLSVSAVSDRVRRMNASGVVAANRAVADPLKVGLGLCAFVFVDLEPRADEAEFARQVTALPEVQEAHHITGPHNWLVKVRVRDTAALQALMVERLKPIPGVLRTETLIALTSAKETSELALDSAAGERPLL; from the coding sequence ATGGATGCTATCGACCTGCAAATTCTGCGTATCGTGCAAAGCGATAACCGCCGCTCCGCCGCCGAGATTGGGCAGGAGATCGGCCTTTCCGTGTCCGCCGTGAGCGACCGCGTGCGGCGCATGAACGCCTCGGGCGTGGTGGCGGCCAACCGTGCCGTGGCCGATCCGCTGAAGGTGGGACTGGGGCTGTGCGCCTTCGTCTTCGTGGACCTGGAGCCGCGGGCGGACGAGGCGGAATTCGCGCGCCAGGTGACGGCGCTGCCGGAGGTGCAGGAAGCCCACCATATCACGGGGCCGCACAACTGGCTGGTGAAGGTGAGGGTGCGCGACACGGCGGCGCTGCAGGCGCTGATGGTGGAGCGCCTGAAGCCCATTCCCGGCGTGCTGCGCACCGAGACCCTGATCGCGCTGACCAGCGCCAAGGAAACCTCGGAACTGGCGCTGGACAGCGCGGCAGGGGAAAGGCCCCTGCTGTAG
- a CDS encoding DNA/RNA non-specific endonuclease, translated as MLRKLIGAAMLAACGWAFAACPQHYMQGRAPEIRNEKLAKGTQELCYKVFGVMHSGLTRTPLWSAEHLTAPNVAAASELSRENSFHPEPRLPRGQRAELADYARSGFDRGHMAPNGDMPDRESQQQSFSLANMVPQDSENNRHVWSGIEQAVRKMAKKEGDLYVLTGPAFLGGQLQKVGNVLVPSHLYKVVYSPRQGAGGAWFVENAADARPEILSIAQLESRIGINLLPSLTPSRKEIMLRLPKPKAGKRKG; from the coding sequence ATGCTTCGCAAACTGATTGGCGCCGCCATGCTGGCGGCGTGCGGATGGGCCTTTGCGGCCTGTCCGCAGCATTACATGCAGGGCCGCGCGCCCGAAATCCGCAACGAGAAACTCGCCAAGGGCACGCAGGAGCTGTGCTACAAGGTCTTCGGCGTCATGCACTCCGGCCTGACGCGCACGCCGCTCTGGTCGGCCGAGCATCTCACGGCGCCGAACGTGGCGGCGGCCTCCGAACTCTCGCGGGAGAACTCCTTCCATCCCGAGCCGCGCCTGCCGCGTGGCCAGCGCGCCGAGCTGGCCGACTATGCGCGCAGCGGTTTCGACCGCGGCCACATGGCCCCCAACGGCGACATGCCGGACCGGGAGAGCCAGCAGCAGAGCTTCTCGCTGGCCAATATGGTGCCCCAGGATTCGGAGAACAACCGCCATGTGTGGTCGGGCATCGAGCAGGCCGTGCGTAAGATGGCGAAGAAGGAGGGCGACCTGTATGTGCTGACGGGGCCGGCCTTCCTCGGCGGCCAGCTGCAGAAGGTGGGCAATGTGCTGGTGCCCAGCCACCTGTACAAGGTGGTGTACAGTCCGCGCCAGGGGGCGGGAGGGGCCTGGTTCGTGGAGAACGCGGCCGATGCGCGGCCCGAGATCCTGAGCATCGCCCAACTGGAAAGCAGGATCGGCATCAATCTGCTACCTTCGCTCACCCCATCCCGGAAAGAGATCATGCTGCGCCTGCCGAAACCGAAGGCGGGCAAGCGGAAAGGCTGA
- a CDS encoding sensor histidine kinase: MEASLTRSSYEQELKGYHLLASKACAVTVIVLVLLGMVLDYAVYPNEMMRFGLVRAGTSLAVLAALALLYTSYGQRHVHAVTFIWLTFPQLMIAWMIHVTEGESSLFYAGIILTIFAVGTLFPVGYKYTLGFGLLTLLMFYLACALRPQGIVDHSQFLFHGTIILFAVLGSTVYTYFNERDRRQLFALKDELAQKNGELEQTNRSLADIKGQMLQQEKMAALGTLSAGLLHEVNNPVNFCLMAIELASEDPAAKASATLAECLADAKQGMQRVQYIVSDLKTFAYRKSGADYDNVQFLFERALDAAVRLVGHELKGVEVRRSLPGDTMARGDEAAIIGVLINLLSNAALALRRSGTPEPVITVSATADGERLRVAVEDNGPGIAPENIGRVFEPFFTTSEVGQGLGLGLSICYSVVQRHGGLLSVESVPNVFTRFSFDLPRAAGGER; encoded by the coding sequence ATGGAAGCCAGCCTGACGCGCAGCAGCTATGAGCAGGAGCTGAAGGGCTACCACCTTCTGGCGAGCAAGGCCTGCGCGGTCACCGTGATCGTGCTGGTCCTGCTCGGCATGGTGCTCGACTATGCCGTCTATCCGAACGAGATGATGCGCTTCGGCCTGGTGCGCGCGGGCACCAGCCTGGCGGTGCTGGCGGCCCTGGCCCTCCTGTATACCAGCTACGGCCAGCGCCACGTGCATGCCGTGACCTTCATCTGGCTCACCTTCCCGCAGCTGATGATCGCCTGGATGATTCACGTGACGGAGGGCGAGAGCTCGCTCTTCTACGCGGGCATCATCCTCACCATCTTCGCCGTGGGCACCCTGTTCCCGGTCGGGTACAAGTACACCCTGGGCTTCGGCCTGCTGACCCTCCTCATGTTCTACCTGGCCTGCGCGCTGCGGCCGCAGGGCATCGTGGACCACAGCCAGTTCCTCTTCCACGGCACCATCATCCTCTTCGCGGTGCTGGGCAGCACGGTCTACACCTATTTCAACGAGCGGGACCGGCGCCAGCTCTTTGCGCTGAAGGACGAACTGGCGCAGAAGAACGGGGAGCTGGAACAGACCAACCGCAGCCTGGCCGACATCAAGGGCCAGATGCTGCAGCAGGAGAAGATGGCGGCGCTCGGCACCCTGTCCGCCGGCTTGCTGCACGAGGTGAACAATCCCGTCAATTTCTGCCTGATGGCCATCGAGCTGGCCAGCGAGGACCCGGCCGCGAAGGCCAGCGCCACCCTGGCCGAATGCCTGGCCGACGCCAAGCAGGGCATGCAGCGGGTGCAGTACATCGTGTCCGACCTCAAGACCTTCGCCTACCGCAAGAGCGGGGCGGACTACGACAATGTGCAGTTCCTCTTCGAGCGGGCGCTGGACGCGGCCGTGCGCCTGGTGGGCCATGAGCTCAAGGGCGTGGAAGTGCGCCGCAGCCTGCCCGGCGACACCATGGCGCGCGGCGACGAGGCGGCCATTATCGGGGTGCTCATCAACCTGCTCAGCAACGCGGCCCTGGCGCTGCGCCGGAGCGGCACGCCGGAGCCGGTCATCACCGTGAGCGCCACCGCGGACGGCGAGCGCCTGCGGGTGGCGGTGGAGGACAACGGCCCGGGCATCGCGCCGGAGAACATCGGCCGCGTGTTCGAGCCCTTCTTCACCACCAGCGAAGTGGGGCAGGGCCTCGGCCTGGGCCTGAGCATCTGCTACAGCGTGGTGCAGCGCCACGGCGGCCTGCTGTCGGTGGAAAGCGTGCCCAATGTGTTCACACGGTTCAGTTTCGACCTGCCGCGCGCGGCGGGCGGGGAGCGTTGA
- a CDS encoding LysE family translocator: MHSTANLWLYFVVVFGIIALPGLDMAFVMANSLLGGRRAGLAAVAGIVAGGFCHLLMGALGVALVMQLWPALFKVMLLAGAVYIAWMGWTFLRSSDVFTPGTGKEVLAPPVIFRRAMLTSLLNPKAYIFMLAIFPQFLHADQGPVWMQSGVLGAITAGTQAAVYGALALAAAQATQWFARNPGAAVLTSRAIGVLLLGTAALSIAQALR, translated from the coding sequence ATGCACAGCACCGCCAATCTCTGGCTGTATTTCGTGGTCGTATTCGGCATCATCGCCCTGCCTGGGCTGGACATGGCCTTCGTCATGGCCAACTCCCTGCTGGGAGGCAGGCGCGCGGGCCTGGCGGCCGTGGCGGGCATTGTGGCGGGCGGTTTTTGCCACCTGCTGATGGGCGCCCTGGGCGTGGCCCTGGTGATGCAGCTCTGGCCGGCCCTGTTCAAGGTCATGCTGCTGGCGGGCGCCGTCTATATCGCGTGGATGGGCTGGACCTTCCTGCGCAGCAGCGATGTGTTCACGCCCGGCACGGGCAAGGAGGTGCTGGCGCCGCCCGTCATCTTCCGCCGCGCCATGCTGACCAGCCTCCTGAACCCGAAGGCCTATATCTTCATGCTGGCCATCTTCCCCCAGTTCCTGCACGCGGACCAGGGGCCCGTGTGGATGCAGTCGGGCGTGCTGGGGGCCATCACGGCGGGCACGCAGGCGGCGGTCTACGGCGCCCTGGCGCTGGCGGCGGCGCAGGCCACGCAGTGGTTCGCCCGCAATCCCGGCGCCGCCGTGCTGACTTCCCGCGCCATCGGCGTGCTGCTGCTCGGCACCGCCGCGCTCAGCATCGCCCAGGCGCTGCGCTGA
- a CDS encoding response regulator — translation MTEASRPVPAILYVDDEATALKYFQRALGSMAPVITAESVEEGKRILDEQHDSIAVLVSDQRMPGAYGNELLFHAWDRYPHIVRILTTAYSELEHTVEAVNQGQIHRYIQKPWDISALRMEMKQALELARLRKEHAQLLREKLLVRQKQAVAHRIGTVYALSASIGGDMPVVPVEAYLSGALCAGLTPPEPDWLMMDHADLISAEAFRSAAFGRQVREQLVELEQRLEGAAPEQALTVLAESFGPTLQLSGDGALFASGSALAEYLETAAETQVSPQHAAWLATLLWLGKRGATLQMAKAENGVLARLAKAEAALTPSQLAGWVEQF, via the coding sequence ATGACCGAAGCCAGCAGGCCAGTCCCGGCCATCCTCTATGTGGACGACGAGGCCACCGCACTCAAATACTTCCAGCGCGCCCTCGGTTCCATGGCGCCCGTGATCACGGCGGAATCCGTCGAGGAGGGCAAGCGCATCCTCGATGAGCAGCACGATTCCATCGCCGTGCTGGTGTCGGACCAGCGCATGCCCGGCGCCTACGGCAACGAGCTGCTCTTCCATGCCTGGGACAGGTATCCGCACATCGTGCGCATCCTGACGACGGCGTATTCGGAGCTGGAGCACACGGTGGAAGCGGTCAACCAGGGCCAGATCCACCGCTACATCCAGAAGCCCTGGGACATTTCGGCCCTGCGCATGGAGATGAAACAGGCGCTGGAGCTGGCCCGCCTGCGCAAGGAACACGCGCAGCTGCTGCGCGAGAAGCTGCTGGTGCGCCAGAAACAGGCGGTGGCGCACCGTATCGGCACGGTGTATGCGCTGTCGGCCAGCATCGGCGGCGACATGCCGGTGGTGCCGGTGGAAGCCTATCTCTCCGGCGCCCTGTGCGCCGGGCTCACGCCGCCGGAACCGGACTGGCTGATGATGGACCACGCCGACCTGATCAGCGCGGAAGCCTTCCGCAGCGCCGCCTTCGGGCGCCAGGTGCGCGAGCAGCTGGTCGAACTCGAGCAGCGCCTGGAAGGTGCTGCGCCGGAGCAGGCGCTGACGGTGCTCGCCGAATCCTTCGGCCCCACGCTCCAGCTGTCGGGCGATGGCGCGCTGTTCGCGTCCGGCTCCGCGCTGGCCGAATACCTTGAAACGGCGGCCGAAACCCAGGTCTCTCCGCAGCATGCGGCCTGGCTGGCAACCCTGCTGTGGCTGGGCAAACGGGGAGCGACGCTGCAGATGGCGAAGGCCGAAAACGGCGTGCTGGCGCGCCTCGCCAAGGCCGAAGCGGCGCTCACGCCTTCGCAACTGGCGGGCTGGGTGGAGCAGTTCTAG